The Gossypium hirsutum isolate 1008001.06 chromosome A13, Gossypium_hirsutum_v2.1, whole genome shotgun sequence nucleotide sequence TTGAGTGTAGTATATGtgtatgttaaatttttttatgtatttagagGATTTTTTGAATGTCATATTCCATAGCCACATTCGATTTGGTCCAACATAGCAACTAGCCTCCTTGCTATAGGCTTCTTCAGGATTAGCAAGCCCAAATTTAAGTTctagtaaaataatttataacttgTCCATATGATTCTTTTACATCATGAATTGGTTCTTGAACTTTTTTGCCTTACTATCAATTCTGCTTCTCCTTTGCAGCTTCAAAAAGGGTGGATACTACTTCAATGAGGGTTTGTAGATTTTCTTTTTGATGTCAAAACTGACACCATTTATGTTATTTTTGAGACTCATTCGTTTCAAAATCTTAGGTTAAAACCTTGCCAGCTTCCAGAAGGCCAAAAACTACGGCAGATGGAGTGGGGAAGACATTAAAAGAAGTTACCAATCCTACAAAAGCACAGGTAATTTTCAGTTCAAGATACTGCTACAGACTTCATGGTTATACTCAGACTTAGGGGGACATTATCCCGTACCCATATATGAGTATGTGTCAAACATGAATGTTGGACATGGATGCCTTGGGTAAATGATGAGGTGGGATTAACATAGCTTCATGGTATTACACATGTGCGCCTCATCCATGTTTCATTTGAGAGCTCAGATATAAGCTGACCTTTAGAGATAAGCAATTTCCTATATTTCCTTTCACATATGGTAGGCTCAAATTCTACGTAGTCGTATTTTGCTCATGTTATTTTTTCATATAGTGTATTGTGTCatgttttagttatgtttttCGTATAGTATTCGTGTAATTTTCATGCATGATTGAGTTGTTACAAACTAACCTTTGGATCTCACTGACTTAACTTCATTACTTATGGTTAAACAAACAGCATGGCACTCGAAGTGGAGAACTTGATTCATCATCTTCCCTTAGGCTGTCCAAGGCATCTAACCAGGCCAACCCTTTCTCACCTGGTGCAACCAAAAGAGCTTCATTGGGTGCAAACCAGATGAAAATTAACAATAAAGTCAGAAAAGCTGTATCGGGTAAACATTGCCGTTAACTTTGATTTACTCGTACAATGTTTATATATCTTTTTtgcttaaatatatattttttggattCTGTTTGATTAATGATTATAGGACAGAATATGTCAAAGAAACCTTGTATTGGTGACCGTGGTACACCACCTCCCGAATCAACTTCACGTGTACATATTGTCTCTAAAGATCTTTCAGGATCTGTTTTTGGTCACAATGCTTCTACCCTTAAGTCTCCGAGCTCTCTTAGAAGAAAGAATGATTTGATTGCTTTGGATTCAGATGCTCGGACTCCTTCAAAATCCTTAACAGGGCAAAAAATCAAACAGATAGATTCTTCTCAGCCAACTGGTTTGCAATCCACACCAAAATCTACGAGCACATCTCTTTGTAATTCCATGGATTGTTGGTCTTCTGAAACCTCAGCTTCTTTGAATCATGTCAACAATGATGCTTCTCAAGGTTTAGACACTCAGAACTGTTCTAATGATCAACTTGTTCCAAGTGGAAGTAAAGAAACAAGGTTGCCACATCAAGATGTCGGTAGATTCTCAAAGGGTAGTTGTCATCCACCATCGACTGTTTCAAGAGAAACAAAGCCTTCTGGCCTTCGACTGCCATCCCCAAAGATCGGATTCTTTGAAGTCGTGTGTTTCTTTATTCATTTGCTTTGCTTTATCTTGAGTTTTAACATCACATTCTAGCTGTTgaatgatttgttttttttttttcctcgatTGACAGGGAAATTCCAGGGAATTTACTCCAAATGGTGTGAAGTTCCATTCTGGTTTACAAAATAATTGTAAAACCAGAACAAGTGTGAATCATATCAATGGCACACCAAATAGATCAAGGTCTGGAAAGCTTCAATCACCAAGAACATCATCAAGAACTTCAAATCTAAAGGAGAAAAAACTGGGTTCCCTTCAAAATGGAACCCGAAGTTCCATGGATATCAAGCTTAATTGTGCTGCAAAGCTTGAAGTAGAAAAAGCATCACCCGGGACTCTTGAAAGCTCTCCAGCTGCAACTTCAATGGCTGAGACTGAATTATCTTGTGAGTCAACAATGGATATCGCTTGAAAATTTATGGTTTTGGATCATATGTAAAAGGAGATTACAAGGGTAGATTTCAACCTGAAAGCAAAGAACATGACACTCAATTGGTTGAAAAGTCATCACAGGATCAAAAAGAAGATAGATTTCAACCTGAAAGCAAAGAACATGACACTCAATTGGTTGAAAAGTGGTTGAAAAGTCATCACAGGATCAAAAAGAAGAGATTATAGCACCTAAATTCGATGAAAATGAA carries:
- the LOC107940813 gene encoding uncharacterized protein isoform X1 codes for the protein MNILHELQFPAEASRTRKKVDIDGFMLMEASKDEACRKEEEKKTDGLESKYDLRKSLAWDSAFFTSPGVLDPEELFETLNINGGDNGLKEPSALPSESMAASRIGECIARRSLAWDAAFFTSAGVLDPEELSLVNNGYKRSEIVTHILPGTEEEFWKSTESNSTMESEYSLSSLEIDLFDDMRASMHKSCKASDLLKSSSKFQSQTGIPNPHSSKRVDTTSMRVKTLPASRRPKTTADGVGKTLKEVTNPTKAQHGTRSGELDSSSSLRLSKASNQANPFSPGATKRASLGANQMKINNKVRKAVSGQNMSKKPCIGDRGTPPPESTSRVHIVSKDLSGSVFGHNASTLKSPSSLRRKNDLIALDSDARTPSKSLTGQKIKQIDSSQPTGLQSTPKSTSTSLCNSMDCWSSETSASLNHVNNDASQGLDTQNCSNDQLVPSGSKETRLPHQDVGRFSKGSCHPPSTVSRETKPSGLRLPSPKIGFFEVGNSREFTPNGVKFHSGLQNNCKTRTSVNHINGTPNRSRSGKLQSPRTSSRTSNLKEKKLGSLQNGTRSSMDIKLNCAAKLEVEKASPGTLESSPAATSMAETELSCESTMDIA
- the LOC107940813 gene encoding uncharacterized protein isoform X2 codes for the protein MNILHELQFPEASRTRKKVDIDGFMLMEASKDEACRKEEEKKTDGLESKYDLRKSLAWDSAFFTSPGVLDPEELFETLNINGGDNGLKEPSALPSESMAASRIGECIARRSLAWDAAFFTSAGVLDPEELSLVNNGYKRSEIVTHILPGTEEEFWKSTESNSTMESEYSLSSLEIDLFDDMRASMHKSCKASDLLKSSSKFQSQTGIPNPHSSKRVDTTSMRVKTLPASRRPKTTADGVGKTLKEVTNPTKAQHGTRSGELDSSSSLRLSKASNQANPFSPGATKRASLGANQMKINNKVRKAVSGQNMSKKPCIGDRGTPPPESTSRVHIVSKDLSGSVFGHNASTLKSPSSLRRKNDLIALDSDARTPSKSLTGQKIKQIDSSQPTGLQSTPKSTSTSLCNSMDCWSSETSASLNHVNNDASQGLDTQNCSNDQLVPSGSKETRLPHQDVGRFSKGSCHPPSTVSRETKPSGLRLPSPKIGFFEVGNSREFTPNGVKFHSGLQNNCKTRTSVNHINGTPNRSRSGKLQSPRTSSRTSNLKEKKLGSLQNGTRSSMDIKLNCAAKLEVEKASPGTLESSPAATSMAETELSCESTMDIA
- the LOC107940813 gene encoding uncharacterized protein isoform X3, with the protein product MNILHELQFPAEASRTRKKVDIDGFMLMEASKDEACRKEEEKKTDGLESKYDLRKSLAWDSAFFTSPGVLDPEELFETLNINGGDNGLKEPSALPSESMAASRIGECIARRSLAWDAAFFTSAGVLDPEELSLVNNGYKRSEIVTHILPGTEEEFWKSTESNSTMESEYSLSSLEIDLFDDMRASMHKSCKASDLLKSSSKFQSQTGIPNPHSSKRVDTTSMRVKTLPASRRPKTTADGVGKTLKEVTNPTKAQHGTRSGELDSSSSLRLSKASNQANPFSPGATKRASLGANQMKINNKVRKAVSDARTPSKSLTGQKIKQIDSSQPTGLQSTPKSTSTSLCNSMDCWSSETSASLNHVNNDASQGLDTQNCSNDQLVPSGSKETRLPHQDVGRFSKGSCHPPSTVSRETKPSGLRLPSPKIGFFEVGNSREFTPNGVKFHSGLQNNCKTRTSVNHINGTPNRSRSGKLQSPRTSSRTSNLKEKKLGSLQNGTRSSMDIKLNCAAKLEVEKASPGTLESSPAATSMAETELSCESTMDIA